The following proteins are co-located in the Leptospira weilii genome:
- a CDS encoding phage tail tape measure protein: protein MDSSIFELGVVITLRDLASNKLDEINDKWDAMRKKLGETHSDVVKMEGAIGNMKVGGALLGAGLAVGSLTMSFVNARMETSKLEGNLKSLGLASKEVDNITKAAYSMSSGMGESTDTILTGIYDLKSAVSDLNGTEIVDFTQSVLDAAIATKGNFEGMSKLFGMTFHQFKHLYSDMDNVEFGKNIANDIAWAANVYRADGQTIEQAMKSIGSTAASLKISLEEESAVLGMLLNTMDPGVAGTSWKSYLTHLNEGFSKLGLNAYNANGKLKNTSEQLAELRKKFGNSLDIGELDIIKKAYGSDEAVQFINTLLPKTDELGDKIHEIVELSKNKDYRYLEIAKQANLESLPTQMKRVSEGWENFQKILGKGIEDSGLKTVVSLFANGLSIVNDFLKENPRLAEFAGTFLMLTTTAALGAGAFLVLKGAWTALSVAMNLGLVSNPLGWIVIGVVAAIAGISLLITYWDEIKTAAVGAWTWITETWAGLGGFVKLLVAGFLPFIGIPLLIHEHWSTIKDFLFGIWDGIISAGAQIKSMWSDSPSWVKGLVYGLALLTLPVTWMIAVPALIIAHWDTLKNFVTGFVSQVVDAFHSLPYGIKEALILAFVNPFLGLGSLIWSALSNVIGNIRNRMKESGLSLFEAFGLGILDSINDLKTTVNSVMSVIARFLPHSNADEGPLSNLTGSGAAFVDTFALGMKQRKAFLATTMIDVASSFDQKVETAKDYGLKFVDTFKDGMLSGVNTITKGINTLWGKGVVPNVNQSDAKEGPLSKTSHFGRSFVSTYVSGIETETPRLKPVMQRFNEVLNPEKGIIRRLKEESDGEDGGILSGKNGSTISIGSLIGQLVIGGGKENKRQIGEILADALFDELDRYEEVPA, encoded by the coding sequence ATGGACAGCTCAATTTTTGAACTCGGAGTAGTGATTACTCTACGCGACTTAGCGTCAAACAAACTCGACGAAATTAACGACAAGTGGGACGCCATGCGTAAAAAATTGGGAGAAACACACTCGGATGTCGTGAAAATGGAGGGCGCTATTGGCAACATGAAAGTTGGCGGCGCGCTTCTCGGAGCCGGATTGGCCGTCGGATCTCTCACAATGAGTTTTGTCAATGCCCGAATGGAAACATCCAAACTGGAGGGGAACCTCAAGTCTCTCGGACTCGCTTCGAAAGAAGTTGATAATATAACGAAAGCAGCATATTCAATGTCGTCGGGGATGGGAGAATCGACCGATACAATATTAACTGGTATCTATGATCTAAAATCGGCTGTTAGTGATTTAAACGGAACCGAAATAGTAGATTTTACACAATCTGTTTTAGACGCCGCGATAGCAACAAAAGGGAATTTTGAGGGAATGTCAAAACTCTTCGGAATGACATTTCATCAATTCAAACATCTATACTCCGATATGGATAATGTGGAGTTTGGTAAAAATATAGCGAATGATATTGCGTGGGCTGCAAATGTTTACCGCGCGGATGGTCAAACAATCGAGCAAGCGATGAAGAGCATTGGTTCGACTGCGGCATCACTAAAAATATCTCTTGAGGAAGAATCAGCTGTTTTGGGTATGTTGTTAAACACGATGGACCCAGGTGTGGCGGGAACTTCCTGGAAATCATATCTAACTCATTTAAATGAAGGTTTTAGTAAACTGGGTCTGAACGCATACAACGCGAATGGAAAACTAAAAAACACGTCAGAGCAACTCGCAGAACTTCGTAAAAAATTTGGGAACTCCTTGGATATAGGGGAGTTGGACATCATAAAAAAAGCGTATGGTTCCGATGAGGCCGTACAATTTATCAATACTCTCCTACCAAAGACAGACGAATTAGGAGATAAAATACATGAAATTGTAGAACTCAGTAAAAACAAAGATTATCGTTATCTAGAAATCGCAAAACAAGCAAATCTCGAATCTCTTCCAACTCAAATGAAACGTGTCTCAGAAGGTTGGGAGAATTTTCAAAAAATCCTTGGAAAAGGAATCGAAGATTCCGGTCTCAAGACAGTCGTTTCGCTTTTTGCGAATGGACTTTCGATCGTAAACGATTTTCTAAAAGAGAATCCGAGACTTGCGGAGTTTGCCGGAACGTTTCTGATGCTCACAACAACCGCCGCTCTCGGAGCCGGTGCATTTCTCGTTTTGAAAGGAGCTTGGACCGCGCTCTCCGTTGCGATGAATCTTGGTCTCGTTTCGAATCCGCTCGGTTGGATCGTGATCGGGGTTGTCGCCGCGATCGCCGGAATCTCACTCCTTATAACCTATTGGGATGAGATCAAAACGGCGGCGGTTGGTGCCTGGACTTGGATCACAGAAACTTGGGCGGGTCTTGGAGGTTTTGTCAAACTTCTTGTAGCTGGGTTTCTTCCTTTCATCGGAATTCCTCTTTTGATTCACGAACATTGGTCTACGATCAAGGATTTTCTTTTCGGGATCTGGGATGGAATCATATCCGCAGGCGCACAGATCAAATCAATGTGGAGTGATTCTCCTTCTTGGGTTAAGGGTCTGGTATATGGTCTCGCTTTACTCACATTACCCGTAACCTGGATGATAGCGGTTCCGGCTCTCATCATAGCTCACTGGGATACGCTCAAGAATTTTGTAACCGGATTTGTTTCTCAAGTCGTAGATGCGTTTCACTCACTCCCGTATGGAATTAAGGAAGCTCTAATATTAGCGTTTGTAAATCCGTTCTTGGGCCTCGGAAGTTTAATCTGGTCCGCGCTCAGTAATGTAATCGGGAATATTCGTAATCGGATGAAAGAGTCCGGATTGAGTTTGTTTGAAGCGTTCGGTCTCGGAATCTTAGATTCAATCAACGATTTGAAAACGACAGTCAATTCCGTAATGAGCGTTATCGCTCGTTTTCTTCCTCACTCGAATGCGGATGAAGGACCGCTATCCAATTTAACCGGAAGTGGGGCCGCGTTTGTGGATACGTTCGCTTTGGGAATGAAACAGAGGAAAGCATTTCTTGCAACGACAATGATCGATGTAGCAAGTTCATTCGATCAGAAAGTTGAAACAGCGAAAGACTACGGACTCAAATTTGTGGATACCTTTAAAGATGGAATGCTTTCTGGAGTGAACACAATTACGAAAGGAATTAATACACTTTGGGGTAAAGGAGTTGTTCCAAACGTGAATCAATCGGATGCAAAAGAGGGCCCTCTATCAAAAACCAGTCATTTTGGAAGATCCTTCGTCTCGACATACGTATCCGGAATCGAAACAGAAACACCCCGTCTAAAACCGGTGATGCAACGATTCAACGAAGTTTTGAACCCCGAAAAAGGAATCATCCGCAGACTCAAAGAAGAGTCCGATGGAGAGGATGGAGGAATACTTTCCGGAAAGAACGGATCTACAATCAGCATTGGAAGTTTAATCGGACAACTCGTCATCGGAGGCGGGAAAGAAAACAAACGTCAGATTGGAGAAATTTTAGCGGATGCGCTCTTCGATGAACTCGACCGGTATGAGGAAGTTCCAGCATGA
- a CDS encoding LIC_10177 family protein translates to MNQLVDSIPALKEAVGKLPNPYKIIDDDFLSKHKNEIEEMKLHFVGKGGLHLLDVGEDRKIICRVPNKTQVEETLEKSRKEKQIDVAHRLVGQCCLYPPIEVLNEWAQDSPGIFLPLSNKLLELTATIKEVTAKKL, encoded by the coding sequence ATGAATCAATTAGTAGACTCGATTCCGGCACTCAAAGAAGCGGTTGGGAAACTTCCTAACCCCTATAAAATTATCGATGACGATTTTCTTTCTAAACACAAAAACGAAATCGAGGAAATGAAACTTCATTTCGTTGGCAAAGGGGGGCTGCATTTGCTGGATGTCGGTGAAGACAGAAAGATCATCTGTCGAGTTCCCAACAAAACTCAAGTAGAAGAAACACTAGAAAAGTCCAGAAAAGAAAAGCAAATCGACGTCGCTCACCGGCTTGTTGGTCAGTGTTGTTTGTATCCTCCTATCGAAGTTTTGAACGAATGGGCGCAGGATTCTCCAGGGATATTTCTCCCGCTCAGTAATAAGCTTCTTGAGTTGACTGCTACCATCAAAGAGGTTACCGCAAAAAAGCTATAA